A portion of the Shewanella sp. SNU WT4 genome contains these proteins:
- a CDS encoding pyridoxal phosphate-dependent aminotransferase, whose amino-acid sequence MRPIIKSNKLDTVCYDIRGPVHKEARRLEEEGHRILKLNIGNPAPFGFEAPEEIVRDVILNLPSAQGYCESKGLFSARKAIVQHYQAQGIRGVDIEDIYIGNGVSELIVMAMQGLLNSDDEVLIPAPDYPLWTAAANLAGGKAVHYRCDEEADWFPCLDDIKAKISPRTRALVMINPNNPTGAVYSEAMILELIEICRQHQLILFADEIYDKILYDGAKHIPAASLSDDILTVTFNGLSKSYRAAGFRVGWMMLTGNLKAAQSYIDGLDMLASMRLCANVPNQYAIQTALGGYQSINELILPSGRLTVQRDVCIDLLNSIPGVSCKKPKGALYAFPKLDIKKFNIRDDEKLVLDLLRDRKILLVHGSAFNWPEPDHLRVVFLPWKEDLQKALTEFGSFLGNYRQ is encoded by the coding sequence ATGCGTCCCATCATCAAATCCAACAAATTAGATACGGTTTGCTACGACATTCGTGGCCCGGTTCATAAAGAAGCAAGACGGCTTGAAGAAGAAGGCCATCGCATTCTAAAACTCAATATTGGTAACCCTGCCCCGTTCGGATTTGAGGCACCAGAAGAAATCGTCCGTGACGTGATCTTGAACTTACCGAGCGCCCAAGGCTACTGTGAGTCAAAAGGATTATTTAGCGCCCGTAAAGCGATTGTGCAGCATTATCAAGCTCAAGGTATTCGTGGCGTCGATATCGAAGATATCTATATTGGTAATGGCGTGTCGGAGCTTATCGTCATGGCCATGCAAGGCCTGCTGAATAGCGATGATGAAGTATTAATTCCAGCGCCTGATTATCCGTTATGGACAGCGGCGGCCAATTTAGCTGGCGGTAAAGCCGTGCATTATCGCTGTGACGAAGAAGCCGATTGGTTTCCTTGTTTAGACGATATTAAGGCCAAAATTAGCCCGCGCACCCGCGCCTTAGTCATGATTAATCCCAATAACCCAACTGGCGCCGTGTATAGCGAAGCCATGATTTTGGAATTGATTGAGATTTGTCGCCAGCATCAGCTAATTTTATTTGCCGATGAAATTTACGACAAAATTTTGTATGACGGTGCCAAACACATTCCAGCCGCCAGTTTGTCCGATGATATTTTAACTGTCACCTTTAATGGCTTATCTAAGTCTTATCGCGCCGCCGGTTTCCGGGTGGGTTGGATGATGTTAACTGGTAACTTAAAGGCTGCTCAAAGCTATATTGATGGCTTAGATATGCTTGCTTCCATGCGTTTATGTGCCAACGTGCCTAATCAGTACGCCATTCAGACCGCATTAGGTGGCTATCAAAGTATCAATGAACTGATTTTGCCAAGTGGTCGCTTAACCGTGCAGCGCGATGTGTGTATTGATTTACTCAATAGCATTCCTGGCGTTAGCTGTAAAAAGCCTAAAGGCGCCCTATACGCCTTCCCTAAACTTGATATTAAAAAGTTTAATATCAGGGATGATGAGAAGCTGGTGTTGGATTTACTGCGTGATCGCAAAATCCTCTTAGTTCATGGCTCAGCATTTAACTGGCCAGAACCTGATCACTTACGCGTAGTCTTCTTACCTTGGAAAGAAGACTTGCAAAAAGCTCTAACAGAATTCGGTAGTTTCTTAGGTAATTATCGACAATAA
- the yfbR gene encoding 5'-deoxynucleotidase produces MSHFFAHMARMKLIQRWPLMHNVRTENVQEHSLQVAMVAHALAVISNQYHQAQFDPYRAATIAIYHDASEVLTGDLPTPVKYFNKDIEAEYKKIEAIAETHLLNMLPELLRPDFESLLVTSHIPPEYKALVKSADTLCAYLKCLEESRAGNDEFFTAKRRLEERLTQDPLPAVQDFIQLFIPSFRLNLDQINQML; encoded by the coding sequence ATGAGCCATTTCTTTGCCCACATGGCCAGAATGAAGTTAATTCAGCGTTGGCCATTAATGCACAATGTCCGCACCGAAAACGTGCAAGAGCATTCACTTCAAGTCGCTATGGTGGCCCACGCGCTAGCCGTGATCAGCAATCAATACCATCAAGCGCAATTTGACCCTTACCGCGCCGCCACTATCGCCATTTACCATGACGCCAGTGAAGTACTCACGGGCGACTTGCCAACACCGGTTAAGTATTTCAACAAAGATATTGAAGCTGAATATAAAAAGATTGAGGCCATCGCCGAAACCCATTTACTCAATATGCTGCCGGAATTACTCCGCCCAGATTTCGAATCTTTATTAGTCACTAGCCACATACCGCCTGAATACAAGGCCTTAGTAAAATCAGCAGATACCTTATGCGCCTACCTTAAGTGTTTAGAAGAAAGCCGCGCCGGTAATGATGAATTTTTTACTGCCAAACGCCGCCTTGAAGAAAGATTGACCCAAGACCCTTTACCTGCGGTGCAAGACTTCATTCAGTTATTTATTCCAAGCTTTAGGCTCAATCTCGATCAAATTAATCAGATGTTATAG
- a CDS encoding anti-phage deoxyguanosine triphosphatase: MEIWQQRRLDEDKQRRFDQRSPYQRDRARILHSAAFRRLQAKTQVLGVGMNDFYRTRLTHSLEVSQIGTGIAALLRTKRPELNHLLGDDALIDALCLAHDIGHPPFGHGGEIALNFMMRDFGGFEGNGQTLRILTKLEPYTLDDGMNLCRRTLLGVLKYPVLNSAIPSLSQPSAIKPFAQVKASDWLPNKALYDDDADILEWILSPLASKDIELLQTLRPKANGQLRSVHKSLDCSIMELADDIAYAVHDLEDAIVMGIVNQAQWQEQVQPVIASSLDEYIREHLSGVTQALFSNTHHLRKNAIGILINALVTAIDINDNPEFSCELLRYNACLSAPFELLLNCLKTFVSVNVVHKPEVQMLEYKGQQMIMKLFEAFQSDPMRLLPTNTRARYQQMDANHGNSTRVIADYIGGMTDDFATRLYQQLFSPYAGNILDFGPE, from the coding sequence ATGGAAATCTGGCAACAAAGACGTTTAGATGAAGATAAACAAAGACGTTTTGATCAACGCAGCCCCTATCAGCGTGACCGCGCGCGCATTTTGCACAGCGCCGCCTTTAGGCGCCTACAAGCCAAAACCCAAGTCTTGGGGGTTGGCATGAATGACTTTTACCGCACTCGCCTGACCCACTCGTTAGAGGTATCCCAAATAGGCACAGGCATTGCGGCGCTGCTGCGAACTAAGCGCCCGGAATTAAACCATTTATTAGGGGATGATGCGCTAATTGATGCCCTGTGTTTGGCCCATGATATTGGCCATCCACCGTTTGGCCATGGCGGCGAAATTGCGCTTAATTTTATGATGCGTGACTTTGGCGGTTTTGAAGGTAACGGCCAAACCTTAAGAATTTTAACTAAGCTTGAGCCTTATACCTTAGATGATGGTATGAATCTGTGCCGCCGCACCTTACTGGGGGTACTTAAATATCCAGTGCTTAACAGCGCTATTCCAAGCCTAAGCCAGCCATCTGCCATCAAACCCTTTGCTCAAGTTAAAGCCAGCGATTGGTTACCCAACAAGGCGCTCTATGATGATGATGCTGATATCCTTGAGTGGATCCTATCCCCCCTAGCTAGTAAAGATATTGAGCTACTGCAAACCCTGCGTCCTAAAGCTAATGGGCAACTGCGCAGCGTTCATAAATCCTTAGATTGCAGCATTATGGAACTGGCCGATGATATCGCTTATGCCGTCCATGATTTAGAAGATGCCATTGTGATGGGGATAGTGAACCAAGCGCAGTGGCAAGAGCAAGTGCAACCTGTGATTGCCTCAAGCCTGGATGAGTATATTCGTGAACATTTAAGTGGTGTCACCCAAGCCTTATTTTCTAATACTCATCACTTACGCAAAAACGCCATTGGCATACTAATTAATGCCTTAGTGACTGCCATTGATATTAATGACAACCCAGAGTTTTCCTGTGAATTATTACGCTATAACGCTTGTCTATCGGCGCCGTTTGAGTTGTTACTTAATTGCTTAAAAACCTTTGTATCTGTCAATGTGGTGCATAAGCCTGAAGTGCAAATGCTGGAATACAAAGGCCAACAAATGATCATGAAACTGTTTGAAGCCTTTCAATCAGACCCCATGCGGCTGTTACCCACCAATACCCGCGCGCGTTATCAGCAAATGGATGCCAACCACGGCAACTCAACGCGCGTCATTGCCGATTATATTGGCGGCATGACAGATGATTTTGCCACACGTCTTTATCAACAACTGTTTAGCCCGTATGCCGGCAATATTCTGGATTTTGGCCCAGAGTAA
- a CDS encoding YchE family NAAT transporter, with the protein MDITLYVKFFLGLVAIINPVGLLPVFVSLTSHQNNVDRKHTAKVANFAVVVILLVTIVAGQHILNMFSISLSAFRIAGGSLIAIIAMSMLQGKLGEVKRNQEEDRESSAMESVAVVPLALPLMAGPGAISSVIVFAAEHNTLMNVLGMFVTVIIFGLLSYLLFSLASIIYRILGKTGINVITRLMGLLMLSIGIEVIAAGFKGMFPSLLG; encoded by the coding sequence GTGGATATCACTCTTTACGTTAAATTTTTTCTTGGCTTAGTGGCCATTATTAACCCTGTGGGGTTATTACCTGTCTTTGTGAGTTTAACTAGTCATCAGAACAATGTGGATCGCAAGCATACGGCTAAAGTTGCTAACTTTGCGGTGGTCGTGATTCTGCTAGTGACCATAGTGGCTGGCCAACATATTTTGAACATGTTTAGTATCAGTTTATCGGCATTTAGAATTGCAGGTGGCAGCCTGATTGCCATCATAGCTATGTCTATGCTTCAAGGTAAGCTTGGTGAAGTTAAACGCAACCAAGAAGAAGATAGAGAATCTTCGGCGATGGAATCCGTTGCCGTTGTGCCTTTAGCCTTGCCATTAATGGCAGGCCCTGGCGCCATTAGTTCTGTGATAGTTTTTGCCGCTGAGCACAATACTTTAATGAATGTACTCGGCATGTTTGTGACTGTGATTATCTTTGGCTTACTGAGCTATTTACTCTTTAGCTTGGCCTCGATTATTTATCGGATTTTGGGTAAAACCGGTATTAACGTCATCACCCGTTTAATGGGTCTATTAATGCTATCTATTGGTATTGAAGTGATAGCGGCGGGCTTTAAGGGCATGTTCCCAAGTTTGTTAGGTTAA
- a CDS encoding sensor domain-containing diguanylate cyclase encodes MKLSTDEQLIDINQALLTLVADNSDMIIFVKDMARRYVYINRLGREYLKIAADAQLGFCDEDILHSSCLKTISAHDDRVLALGEDLEQMESIQSLNDHVTHHFSVKKKAIINNHNVVIGIMGFATDVTDMQTHQLELQHMVMTDSLTGLVNRRYFMNALERECARSKRQTMPFVLCVLDVDNFKRINDIYGHAAGDKVLVVLSELLKSALRQEDTIARLGGEEFGLLLPNTKVLLASQLIKRLLAELRKFRIKISDSVDIGITVSVGITQWEDTDAHFESCLHKADQLMYEAKEHGKNRFRS; translated from the coding sequence ATGAAATTGTCCACGGATGAGCAGTTAATAGATATCAACCAAGCATTACTTACGCTGGTGGCTGATAATTCCGACATGATTATTTTTGTTAAAGATATGGCGCGGCGCTATGTCTATATCAATCGTCTTGGCCGCGAGTATCTTAAGATTGCAGCGGATGCGCAGTTAGGCTTTTGCGATGAAGATATTCTCCACTCAAGCTGCCTTAAAACTATCTCGGCTCATGATGACCGCGTGCTAGCACTCGGTGAAGATCTTGAGCAAATGGAAAGCATTCAAAGTCTTAATGATCATGTGACCCATCATTTTTCCGTAAAAAAGAAAGCCATTATTAATAATCACAATGTGGTGATTGGCATTATGGGCTTTGCTACCGATGTTACTGATATGCAAACCCATCAATTAGAACTGCAGCACATGGTGATGACAGACTCACTCACAGGCTTAGTCAATCGGCGTTACTTTATGAATGCCTTAGAGCGAGAATGCGCGCGCAGTAAACGCCAAACTATGCCCTTTGTCTTGTGCGTATTGGACGTTGATAACTTTAAGAGGATTAATGATATCTATGGTCATGCCGCCGGTGACAAGGTGTTAGTGGTGTTATCTGAGTTATTAAAGTCGGCGCTTAGGCAAGAAGATACCATAGCAAGACTTGGGGGGGAGGAGTTTGGTTTGTTGCTGCCTAACACTAAGGTGTTGTTAGCCAGTCAATTAATTAAACGCTTACTGGCGGAGCTGCGAAAATTTAGAATTAAGATAAGTGATTCTGTGGATATAGGTATTACGGTAAGCGTTGGTATTACTCAGTGGGAAGATACCGACGCCCATTTTGAATCTTGCCTACATAAGGCCGACCAGCTTATGTATGAAGCTAAAGAGCATGGCAAGAATCGTTTTAGAAGCTAG
- a CDS encoding GNAT family N-acetyltransferase — MSSTTITLAYANEARDSAAILALMNHAIINTTALYDLAPRDDAWLSAWFATKSSQQQPIVVALAASQLLGFGSYGHFRAYAANRFTVEHSLYVDAEHQGQGVGRLLLQALITEAKTAGMHTMIAAIDSDNLASIGLHQGQGFSSAGELNQVAFKFDRWLNLSLLQKMLKEDVPR, encoded by the coding sequence ATGTCATCAACAACAATTACCTTGGCTTATGCCAATGAAGCGCGTGATAGCGCGGCAATTTTAGCGCTGATGAATCACGCCATTATTAATACCACCGCCCTCTATGACTTAGCGCCAAGAGATGATGCTTGGTTAAGTGCTTGGTTTGCTACTAAAAGTAGCCAGCAGCAACCCATAGTCGTCGCCTTGGCAGCATCGCAGCTCCTAGGTTTTGGCTCTTATGGCCATTTTCGTGCCTATGCCGCCAATCGCTTTACCGTGGAGCATAGCTTGTATGTTGATGCGGAACATCAAGGACAGGGCGTTGGCCGTTTATTGCTGCAAGCCTTGATTACTGAAGCTAAAACCGCGGGCATGCATACCATGATAGCGGCTATTGATAGCGACAATCTTGCCAGTATTGGTTTACATCAAGGGCAAGGGTTTAGCTCGGCGGGTGAGCTTAACCAAGTGGCTTTTAAGTTCGATCGATGGCTTAACTTAAGCTTGCTGCAAAAAATGCTAAAAGAGGATGTGCCTCGTTAG
- a CDS encoding S9 family peptidase codes for MKYSKLLLALTLASSAQLAHSSSLKPFSVQDLVKLNKQHSVAVASDGSRLVYGLNVMDANGDRESELYLVDVTKPDAPAIQLTATKGTEHSVAFAPDNQSIYFLANRNGTSQLFRLSLQGGEAQPVSQLPLDIDGFQLDNSGNQVALQIRVFPECKTLTCSKDKFTAQADKPNAGREYTQLMVRHWDTWHDHARNHLFVAPLTAAGLGELVDVTAGLDTEAPPKPFSGMEEVTFTPDDKSLVYTAKAPSKDQAWTTNYDLWQVPVTGGTAKNLTADNKAWDAHATYSPDGRYLAYLAMSKPGFEADRYRIMLLDSVTGEKKEVAPLWDRSPDSLMFSKDGKSLYVTAQDLGQVGIFEVNTQFGDVKPLHSEGSSRLVALTPETIVFSRSSLVEPGDIYSLDLGTNQVSRITAVNKDKLASLKFGEFEQFNFKGWNNETVYGYWLKPANFEAGKQYPIAYLVHGGPQGSFGNSFSHRWNPQVWAGAGYGVVMVDFHGSTGYGQAFTDSISQDWGGKPLEDLQKGLESVAQQQPWLDKNNACALGGSYGGYMMNWIQGNWPNGFKCLVNHAGLFDMRSMYHVTEELWFPEYEFGGPYEQNKALYEKFNPVNHLKNWKTPMLVIHGEKDFRVPYDQGLAAFTYMQRNNIPSKLLIYPSENHWILSPENLEQWYGNVLGWLNTYTAK; via the coding sequence ATGAAATATTCGAAATTATTGTTGGCCTTAACCTTGGCCAGTAGTGCGCAGCTGGCTCACAGTAGCAGTTTGAAGCCATTTAGTGTGCAAGACTTAGTTAAGTTGAATAAACAGCATTCAGTGGCGGTGGCAAGTGATGGTAGTCGCTTGGTGTATGGCTTAAATGTGATGGATGCTAACGGTGACCGAGAGTCTGAATTGTATTTGGTGGACGTCACTAAACCTGATGCGCCAGCCATTCAGTTAACCGCCACTAAAGGCACTGAACATTCAGTGGCATTCGCCCCAGATAATCAATCAATTTACTTCTTGGCCAATCGCAATGGCACCAGTCAGTTATTTAGGCTGTCACTGCAAGGCGGTGAAGCTCAGCCTGTGTCACAACTGCCGTTAGATATTGATGGTTTTCAATTAGATAATTCTGGCAATCAAGTGGCCCTGCAAATTCGGGTGTTTCCTGAGTGTAAGACCTTAACCTGCTCGAAAGATAAGTTTACGGCTCAGGCTGATAAGCCAAACGCGGGGCGAGAATACACTCAGTTGATGGTGCGCCATTGGGATACTTGGCACGATCATGCCCGTAATCATTTGTTTGTGGCGCCATTAACGGCTGCAGGTCTTGGTGAATTAGTGGACGTGACTGCAGGGCTTGATACTGAAGCGCCGCCAAAGCCATTTTCAGGCATGGAAGAAGTGACCTTTACGCCCGACGATAAATCCTTGGTGTATACCGCTAAAGCGCCAAGTAAAGATCAAGCGTGGACGACAAATTATGATTTATGGCAAGTGCCTGTGACTGGTGGCACCGCTAAAAACCTCACCGCTGATAATAAGGCCTGGGATGCCCATGCAACTTATTCGCCTGACGGCCGTTATCTTGCTTATTTAGCCATGAGTAAACCGGGTTTTGAAGCAGACCGTTACCGCATTATGTTGCTTGATTCTGTGACTGGTGAGAAAAAAGAAGTGGCGCCGCTGTGGGATAGAAGCCCTGATTCGTTAATGTTTTCTAAAGACGGTAAAAGCTTATATGTAACGGCGCAAGATTTAGGTCAGGTTGGCATTTTTGAAGTGAATACCCAATTTGGCGATGTTAAACCTTTGCATAGCGAAGGGAGTAGTCGCCTAGTGGCGCTAACCCCAGAAACTATAGTGTTTAGTCGCAGTAGCTTAGTTGAACCGGGCGACATTTATTCATTAGATTTAGGCACTAATCAAGTGTCACGCATTACCGCTGTGAATAAAGATAAGCTTGCCAGCCTCAAATTTGGTGAATTTGAGCAGTTCAATTTTAAAGGTTGGAATAACGAAACTGTTTATGGTTACTGGTTAAAACCTGCCAATTTTGAGGCTGGAAAACAGTACCCCATTGCATATTTAGTCCATGGTGGCCCACAAGGCTCCTTTGGTAATAGCTTTAGCCATCGCTGGAACCCACAAGTGTGGGCGGGTGCTGGTTATGGCGTAGTGATGGTCGATTTTCATGGTTCCACCGGTTATGGCCAAGCGTTTACCGATTCCATTAGTCAAGATTGGGGCGGTAAGCCGCTGGAAGATTTGCAAAAAGGTCTAGAGAGCGTCGCCCAGCAGCAACCTTGGTTAGACAAAAATAATGCCTGCGCCTTAGGTGGCAGTTATGGTGGCTATATGATGAACTGGATCCAAGGCAACTGGCCTAATGGCTTTAAGTGTTTAGTGAATCACGCGGGCTTATTTGACATGCGCTCTATGTATCATGTTACTGAAGAATTATGGTTTCCTGAGTATGAATTTGGTGGCCCGTACGAGCAGAACAAGGCGCTGTATGAGAAGTTTAACCCAGTCAATCATCTCAAAAATTGGAAAACCCCTATGCTGGTTATCCATGGTGAGAAAGACTTCAGGGTGCCTTATGATCAAGGCTTAGCGGCGTTTACTTATATGCAGCGCAATAATATTCCATCCAAATTACTCATATATCCAAGCGAAAATCATTGGATTTTATCGCCGGAAAATCTGGAACAGTGGTATGGCAATGTGCTTGGCTGGTTAAATACCTACACAGCTAAATAA